One window from the genome of Pyrobaculum ferrireducens encodes:
- a CDS encoding sodium:calcium antiporter, with amino-acid sequence MSNTSIFAMAGPLGVLIGVVLVFLSGVLIEQLVHYISWRYQRAKSGVAAIFAPLITSAPELAVFTVAILQGELEVAWGSIVAQPFMAATIIYPVVLLTTFSAWVAGKRRNKIPHVTRDIAVPLIAFTLPLLPILFLHPEKYGVIGRAYGVLLLVLYVIYAKYMLREEEVEEPEGGLWLKNSLLQTFVAILSIATGAEFLVAGIVELGVTLGVDKTALAVIIIPIASVIPESIVGLIFLFKGQDNEGVSAMIGEKALYGTFYPGVAMALGVYTLGEAAALALLLAIVVSIIEIIIVWRFGYFGLSAPVGLLAYVYYISRFLTGVI; translated from the coding sequence ATGAGCAATACCTCGATTTTCGCAATGGCAGGTCCTCTAGGTGTCTTAATTGGAGTAGTTCTTGTCTTTTTGTCAGGTGTGTTAATTGAGCAACTAGTGCACTACATTTCGTGGCGTTATCAACGGGCGAAGAGCGGCGTCGCTGCTATTTTTGCTCCATTAATAACCTCAGCTCCCGAACTGGCTGTGTTTACCGTTGCTATTCTACAAGGAGAGCTTGAGGTAGCATGGGGGTCGATAGTTGCTCAGCCGTTTATGGCGGCTACCATTATATATCCCGTGGTTCTACTCACCACGTTTAGTGCGTGGGTGGCCGGGAAAAGAAGAAACAAGATACCCCACGTCACGCGTGATATTGCTGTTCCTCTCATAGCGTTTACGCTACCTCTTCTTCCTATACTTTTTCTACATCCTGAAAAATACGGCGTAATAGGTAGAGCATATGGCGTTTTATTACTGGTTCTCTACGTAATATATGCAAAATACATGCTACGCGAAGAAGAGGTTGAGGAGCCTGAGGGCGGTCTTTGGCTAAAAAACTCTCTGTTGCAGACTTTCGTTGCTATTCTGAGCATTGCAACCGGTGCAGAGTTTTTGGTAGCTGGGATTGTAGAGCTCGGAGTCACCCTAGGCGTCGATAAGACGGCTCTTGCCGTGATAATTATCCCAATAGCTTCGGTAATACCTGAATCAATTGTTGGTTTGATATTCTTATTTAAGGGGCAAGATAATGAAGGAGTTAGTGCCATGATTGGTGAAAAAGCTCTATACGGCACTTTTTATCCAGGTGTAGCTATGGCGTTGGGTGTTTACACACTGGGTGAGGCGGCCGCTCTAGCACTTCTGCTTGCTATTGTGGTTTCTATAATAGAAATAATAATTGTTTGGAGATTTGGCTATTTTGGCCTCTCTGCTCCCGTAGGCTTGTTAGCTTACGTTTACTACATTAGCCGCTTCCTAACTGGTGTTATTTAG
- a CDS encoding ABC transporter ATP-binding protein, whose amino-acid sequence MKILVKTEKLSKYFPVGGLLRPRSYVKAVDGVDLEIYEGETLGLVGETGSGKTTLGRLVLRLIEPTSGKIYFDGEDVTKLSGSRLREFRRKAQIIFQDPYMSLNPRLTVYQTLLEVIKVHRLNIPDPEDYIGKMLELVGLERGQLHRYPHEFSGGQRQRIAILRALILEPKFMVLDEPTSALDVSVQAQILNMLKDLQKRLGLTYLFISHDIGAVRYMSDRIAVMYMGKIVELGPADAVIKEPLHPYTQALISALPVPDPKAARSRKVILLQGEPPSPINPPPGCRFYPRCPVAIKGKCDREDPALREVKNGRFVACRLY is encoded by the coding sequence ATGAAGATCCTTGTAAAGACGGAAAAACTCAGCAAATACTTCCCCGTGGGCGGGTTGCTGAGGCCGAGGAGCTACGTCAAGGCGGTAGACGGGGTGGATCTCGAAATATACGAGGGGGAGACGCTTGGGCTGGTGGGTGAGACGGGTAGCGGGAAGACCACCCTAGGCAGGCTGGTGCTGAGGCTGATAGAGCCGACGTCGGGCAAGATATACTTCGACGGGGAGGACGTCACCAAGCTGTCGGGGTCTAGGCTCAGGGAGTTTAGGAGAAAGGCGCAGATAATCTTCCAGGACCCATACATGTCTCTAAACCCCCGCCTAACAGTTTACCAGACGTTGCTGGAGGTGATCAAAGTCCATAGACTCAACATACCCGACCCGGAGGACTACATCGGCAAGATGCTGGAGCTCGTAGGCCTGGAGCGGGGCCAGTTGCATAGATACCCCCACGAATTCAGCGGGGGCCAGAGGCAGAGGATTGCAATACTCAGGGCCTTGATACTAGAGCCGAAGTTTATGGTGCTGGACGAGCCCACCTCTGCCCTCGACGTCTCGGTACAGGCCCAGATTCTAAACATGTTGAAAGATCTACAGAAGAGACTGGGGCTTACATACCTCTTTATCAGCCACGACATAGGCGCGGTGAGGTACATGAGCGATAGAATCGCTGTGATGTACATGGGCAAAATCGTGGAGCTAGGCCCCGCAGACGCCGTGATAAAAGAACCGCTACACCCCTACACCCAAGCCCTAATCTCTGCGCTACCCGTCCCAGACCCCAAGGCGGCTAGGAGTAGGAAGGTGATACTCCTCCAGGGCGAGCCCCCGAGCCCCATAAACCCACCGCCGGGCTGTAGATTCTACCCCCGTTGCCCAGTAGCAATAAAAGGGAAATGCGACCGCGAGGACCCCGCGCTGAGAGAGGTTAAAAACGGCAGATTCGTCGCCTGCCGCCTCTATTAA
- a CDS encoding ABC transporter permease — MSSFRKFLIRRLLTFIPTIFGVVFITYLIAYAIPADPVRAWAGGEKAKPEVIEKIKQYYYFDRPWYEQFYYFLVRLFEGNLISPRTGNNVFSDIASRFSVTLQLALFSIFFSVVIGVPLGLVAAYKRDTKIDTAVRIFALIGVSMPAFLLAYLLILVFFVQFRSITLAGVPTSKAVVTGIPLIDALITGDFESLAQIVGRYWLPGFVLGFTGAGIIARFVRNSTVEALGADFVEYLQAKGVPTGWVRRHVFKNSLVPIITIIGLEFGASLSGAPITETIFGLPGLGYYTVQSIYYLDFPAIIATTFVFAIIYVVTNFVVDVLYAFVDPRVRY, encoded by the coding sequence ATGTCTTCTTTTAGAAAATTTTTAATAAGACGCCTACTCACCTTTATACCCACAATCTTCGGCGTTGTTTTTATTACTTATCTGATAGCCTACGCCATCCCGGCCGACCCAGTGAGGGCGTGGGCAGGTGGGGAAAAGGCGAAGCCAGAGGTTATTGAGAAAATCAAGCAGTACTACTACTTCGACAGGCCTTGGTACGAGCAGTTTTACTACTTCCTCGTCAGGCTATTCGAGGGCAACCTCATCAGCCCCCGCACTGGGAACAATGTTTTTAGCGACATAGCGTCCCGCTTTTCGGTTACTTTACAGCTGGCGCTCTTCTCCATATTCTTCTCAGTGGTTATCGGAGTTCCGCTTGGCCTCGTGGCGGCGTACAAGAGAGACACGAAGATAGACACCGCCGTGAGGATATTCGCCCTTATCGGCGTGTCTATGCCCGCCTTCCTCCTCGCCTACCTGCTTATACTAGTGTTTTTTGTACAGTTTAGATCTATAACGCTGGCCGGCGTCCCCACCTCCAAAGCGGTGGTCACGGGCATACCGCTGATCGACGCCTTGATTACGGGGGATTTTGAAAGCCTGGCCCAAATCGTCGGGAGGTACTGGTTGCCCGGCTTCGTGCTCGGGTTCACTGGCGCTGGGATAATTGCCAGGTTTGTGAGGAACTCTACAGTGGAGGCGCTGGGGGCGGACTTCGTGGAATATCTACAAGCCAAGGGCGTGCCCACGGGCTGGGTGAGGAGGCACGTCTTTAAAAACTCCCTGGTTCCCATCATCACTATTATTGGGTTGGAGTTCGGTGCATCTCTCAGCGGGGCCCCCATCACCGAGACTATCTTCGGCCTACCCGGCCTCGGGTACTACACCGTCCAGTCTATATACTACCTCGACTTCCCCGCCATCATAGCTACCACATTCGTCTTCGCCATAATATACGTAGTGACGAACTTTGTTGTAGACGTGCTCTACGCCTTTGTGGATCCAAGAGTGAGGTATTGA
- a CDS encoding Nramp family divalent metal transporter yields MAEGKNTQLLGKLPIEVENKIPTPEEVFKISKIGIRERVLVLYGSALIALGVSVGSGEFLLGPAQAIKYGLVLAWLVPIGAFLQAMYMYSWAKLTIATGETPITLMFRIATWAGWLGALGVLVGNIWGGWAYNSAVALAGGVMRKIPGPQDVVAVGIAGASLLILTFVILALGRRIARTLEIFNWIDLGFIFTSFIVLAIILIPPQIWGELAAGLISFKIPQGIDPVQLAAWWGYIGLATGLNYYATAWFKDKGFGMSSLTGYIPALIGGKRIEVSAWGKIFKPTPENMRIFKRWTNLALEELIVIFFLGAIIGMLIPMSLSYAIARGFGLTLSWNLPMWLALALEKLWGYWAYWWGIFVAVFVLFKTQLGIVDAVVRNMADAAWKFDNLRKFFRNDIRYLYYLLAAVYLAWASIAFVATAPGVLILISANMANAGALWGVPFLIYLNYKMPKEFRLHWSLVILNIIFMIMCIYFMSLSLGRVLGII; encoded by the coding sequence ATGGCAGAAGGAAAAAACACTCAATTATTGGGAAAACTTCCAATTGAGGTAGAGAATAAGATTCCCACACCAGAAGAAGTATTTAAAATCAGCAAGATAGGTATCAGAGAAAGGGTACTTGTTCTGTATGGATCAGCGCTGATAGCCCTCGGCGTGAGTGTCGGTAGCGGCGAATTTCTACTGGGGCCCGCCCAAGCAATTAAATATGGATTAGTGCTGGCGTGGCTTGTCCCAATTGGTGCCTTTCTACAAGCTATGTACATGTACAGCTGGGCAAAGCTTACAATAGCCACGGGAGAAACACCGATAACTCTCATGTTTAGAATAGCCACTTGGGCTGGCTGGCTGGGAGCACTCGGTGTCCTAGTGGGAAACATATGGGGAGGGTGGGCCTATAACTCAGCTGTGGCGCTGGCAGGCGGAGTTATGAGGAAGATACCGGGTCCACAGGATGTCGTGGCTGTGGGTATTGCGGGTGCCTCACTGCTGATTCTCACTTTCGTGATTTTAGCCCTAGGTAGACGCATAGCTAGAACTCTTGAGATTTTCAACTGGATAGATTTAGGATTTATATTTACATCTTTCATAGTACTTGCGATTATCCTAATTCCGCCGCAGATTTGGGGGGAGCTAGCCGCGGGTCTGATCTCTTTTAAGATACCTCAAGGCATCGATCCTGTCCAGTTGGCCGCGTGGTGGGGATATATAGGGCTCGCCACGGGTCTAAACTATTACGCAACTGCGTGGTTTAAAGACAAGGGATTTGGAATGTCTTCTCTAACGGGGTACATACCGGCTTTGATTGGCGGGAAGAGGATAGAGGTGTCTGCGTGGGGGAAGATTTTCAAACCTACGCCAGAAAACATGAGGATTTTCAAACGCTGGACAAATCTAGCGCTGGAGGAGCTAATTGTAATATTTTTCCTGGGGGCAATTATAGGAATGCTTATTCCAATGTCGCTGTCTTACGCCATAGCGAGAGGCTTTGGATTGACTCTTTCGTGGAACTTGCCCATGTGGTTAGCGCTTGCTTTAGAAAAGCTTTGGGGTTACTGGGCCTATTGGTGGGGGATTTTCGTGGCCGTATTTGTCTTGTTTAAGACACAGCTAGGGATTGTAGACGCTGTTGTCCGTAACATGGCAGACGCCGCTTGGAAATTCGACAATTTGAGGAAATTCTTTAGAAACGATATTAGATATCTATACTACCTTCTTGCCGCAGTGTATTTAGCATGGGCTTCAATAGCTTTCGTAGCCACAGCTCCAGGAGTGTTGATCTTAATCTCGGCCAATATGGCTAATGCGGGCGCTCTGTGGGGTGTCCCATTTCTAATATATCTAAACTATAAAATGCCTAAAGAGTTTAGACTGCACTGGTCTCTAGTCATACTGAATATAATCTTTATGATTATGTGTATTTACTTCATGTCGCTATCCCTGGGAAGAGTACTAGGTATTATATAA
- a CDS encoding flavin reductase family protein — MKEVNPELFHYVIYPATVPIIATKLGEIVGAMPAVWTTAVSTNPPLLLTVLAPERRTYRLVRESGYFTVNYLDFSKTQALALLGDVSARFASEKFDRAGIKFTPSRKIPSVAIEGASAVIECSLKTVLDVGGDHDIFIGRVEAVYATDDFTEGGWMLEKYKPILYVGRTRRPGPVKRRFATTGELVEVEYGGGMKEAVEARRRAYQVAEGTVKELSDRLGLPPEEIAYILLDVLKNLLGSRWK, encoded by the coding sequence GTGAAGGAGGTAAATCCGGAGCTTTTTCACTACGTCATATACCCAGCCACAGTGCCTATTATAGCTACTAAACTAGGCGAGATCGTCGGCGCGATGCCAGCTGTGTGGACCACCGCTGTGTCCACAAACCCACCACTTCTACTGACGGTGCTTGCGCCAGAGAGGAGAACCTACCGCCTTGTTAGGGAAAGCGGCTACTTCACTGTGAACTATCTCGACTTCTCCAAGACGCAGGCATTGGCCCTTCTAGGGGACGTATCTGCGAGATTTGCGTCAGAAAAATTCGACAGGGCTGGCATCAAGTTCACACCATCAAGAAAAATCCCCAGTGTCGCCATAGAGGGCGCCTCAGCCGTAATAGAGTGCTCCCTCAAGACTGTGCTCGACGTAGGTGGGGATCACGACATTTTCATTGGGAGGGTGGAGGCTGTTTACGCCACCGACGACTTCACGGAGGGAGGTTGGATGCTCGAAAAATACAAGCCCATACTCTACGTGGGGAGGACGAGGAGACCCGGCCCCGTGAAGAGGAGATTCGCCACCACTGGAGAATTAGTAGAGGTTGAATATGGAGGGGGTATGAAAGAAGCAGTAGAGGCAAGGAGGAGGGCCTACCAAGTTGCTGAGGGCACTGTTAAGGAACTATCCGATAGGCTTGGTTTGCCGCCTGAGGAGATTGCCTACATACTTCTCGACGTTTTAAAGAACTTGTTAGGGAGCCGCTGGAAGTAG
- a CDS encoding ABC transporter permease has translation MKALDKVSDGLIRLLVKLITLVRRDWYARNKSRVEEWRLTLYALNRSPTGVIGLVLSLGFVAVGVLGPYLAPYSYGQFLYLENPDLYLAPPGAHGMVLGTDIYGRDVLSLMLYGARVSLVISVVTIALGVPLGILLGLLAGYYGGKIDEAIMRITDIFLAFPALVLALALAATLPQRIREVLISNPAFASFMAAVFGVKPEDAIHLAPLISIFTALIIVWWPTYARVVRGMVLVEREKTYVEAAKALGYSAWRIMTRHILPNIMSPVVVLVTFDFASVNLLAAGLSFLGLGAQPPIVDWGSLINMGGSRFPTAWWLVFFPGVAIFLTALGWNLLGDALRDVFDPKYRRRIEFGV, from the coding sequence ATGAAGGCGCTTGACAAAGTTTCAGACGGCTTAATCAGGCTCCTAGTGAAGCTTATTACTCTAGTGAGGAGGGATTGGTACGCCAGGAACAAGTCGCGGGTAGAGGAGTGGAGACTCACCCTCTACGCGCTGAACAGATCGCCCACGGGTGTCATAGGCCTAGTGCTGTCGCTGGGGTTCGTGGCCGTCGGCGTCCTGGGGCCCTACCTCGCCCCCTACAGCTACGGCCAGTTTCTCTATCTCGAAAATCCTGATCTCTACCTCGCGCCCCCCGGGGCTCACGGGATGGTGCTCGGCACGGATATATACGGGAGAGATGTGTTGAGCCTCATGCTGTACGGGGCCAGGGTGTCGCTAGTCATTTCCGTGGTTACCATCGCCCTCGGCGTCCCCCTGGGAATTCTGCTAGGCCTTCTTGCGGGGTATTACGGGGGGAAGATCGACGAGGCTATAATGAGAATTACGGACATCTTTCTCGCCTTCCCCGCCTTGGTGCTTGCGCTCGCCCTCGCCGCCACACTGCCGCAGCGCATTAGAGAAGTGCTGATCTCTAATCCAGCCTTCGCCTCGTTTATGGCGGCGGTTTTTGGGGTTAAGCCAGAAGACGCGATACACCTCGCGCCGCTGATCTCCATCTTCACGGCTTTGATAATCGTGTGGTGGCCCACATACGCCCGGGTGGTGAGGGGCATGGTGCTTGTAGAGAGGGAGAAGACCTACGTAGAGGCGGCGAAGGCGCTGGGCTACTCCGCGTGGCGCATCATGACGAGGCACATCCTGCCAAACATAATGTCTCCAGTGGTGGTCCTCGTAACTTTCGACTTCGCATCTGTGAATCTCCTCGCCGCGGGCCTCAGCTTCCTCGGCCTAGGCGCCCAGCCGCCGATTGTGGACTGGGGCTCCTTGATAAATATGGGGGGTAGCCGGTTCCCCACGGCGTGGTGGCTGGTCTTCTTCCCCGGCGTGGCTATATTCCTAACGGCGCTGGGCTGGAACCTCCTCGGCGACGCTCTTAGAGACGTCTTCGACCCCAAGTACAGGAGACGCATCGAGTTTGGAGTATGA
- a CDS encoding LUD domain-containing protein, with protein MSWEVAIERAKSSIVPRTYDVLKRYPYLQEIRKQVREAKEEVVKNLDHYIEETRKAVERIGGRFYLAGSAQEATEIAAKIVGSGKVVVMSKNNVAEETKLRERLEAAGNEVWETDLGAFLVQIAGEEPSHILAPAVHLTKERVAQVLRERLGMAVPPDAVEIAARVREFLRDKFIKADVGITGANAVAADTGAVVLVENEGNIRMTSVLPPVHIVYDGVDKIVPTLVVAQLVADLQSAYAGLYPPTYMNISAGPSSTADIEMTRVSPAQGPREYHMVLVDNGRRAAARDPVLWEALLCIRCGRCHLHCPVYWALGKEFGKPPYTGPMGVMWTAVTRGIEEAGPHALKCVHAGNCREVCPMGIDIPKVIHEVRVRYLKITK; from the coding sequence ATGAGTTGGGAAGTGGCTATCGAGCGGGCCAAGTCATCCATTGTGCCGAGGACGTACGACGTTTTGAAGAGATATCCCTACCTCCAAGAGATTAGGAAACAGGTTAGAGAGGCTAAGGAAGAGGTGGTGAAGAACCTCGACCACTACATCGAGGAGACTAGAAAAGCGGTGGAGAGGATAGGAGGCCGCTTCTACCTCGCCGGCTCAGCCCAGGAGGCCACCGAAATTGCGGCGAAGATTGTGGGAAGCGGAAAAGTCGTGGTTATGAGCAAGAACAACGTGGCAGAGGAGACTAAGTTACGTGAGAGGCTCGAGGCCGCTGGGAACGAGGTCTGGGAGACAGATCTCGGGGCGTTCCTCGTGCAGATCGCCGGGGAGGAGCCGTCACACATACTGGCGCCCGCCGTGCATCTCACCAAGGAGAGGGTTGCCCAGGTGCTTAGGGAGAGGCTGGGCATGGCGGTGCCCCCCGACGCCGTTGAGATAGCCGCACGAGTCAGGGAGTTCCTCCGGGATAAGTTCATCAAGGCAGACGTGGGCATCACAGGCGCCAACGCAGTTGCGGCTGACACAGGCGCCGTGGTGCTTGTGGAGAACGAGGGCAACATTAGGATGACCTCCGTGCTCCCGCCGGTCCACATAGTCTACGACGGGGTTGACAAAATCGTGCCGACTCTCGTAGTCGCCCAGCTGGTGGCCGACCTCCAGTCGGCATACGCCGGCCTGTACCCCCCCACCTACATGAACATATCCGCCGGCCCCAGCTCCACCGCCGATATAGAGATGACCAGAGTCTCGCCGGCGCAGGGGCCGAGGGAGTACCACATGGTGCTTGTAGACAACGGCAGGAGGGCCGCCGCCCGCGACCCCGTCCTCTGGGAGGCGTTGCTGTGCATAAGATGCGGCCGTTGCCACCTCCACTGCCCCGTCTACTGGGCCCTCGGGAAGGAGTTTGGAAAGCCGCCCTACACCGGCCCCATGGGCGTGATGTGGACAGCTGTGACCCGCGGGATAGAGGAGGCGGGCCCCCACGCGTTGAAATGCGTCCACGCTGGGAACTGCAGGGAGGTGTGCCCCATGGGTATAGACATCCCCAAAGTAATACATGAAGTTAGGGTTAGATACCTGAAGATTACTAAATAA
- a CDS encoding DJ-1/PfpI family protein produces the protein MAKKVLIIGGDAVEALEIFYPYFRLKEEGFEVHVAAPSKKTLKTVVHDFEQGWETYTEKPGYNFPWVEKPLSEVKPEEYDGLVIPGGRMPEYVRVAASEDVKRIVRHFFERNKPVAAICHGPLILAAAGVVKGRKMTSYIAVRPEVENNGGTWVDQEVVVDGNLVTSRAWPDNPAWMREFIKLLKSR, from the coding sequence ATGGCAAAGAAGGTATTAATCATAGGCGGCGATGCCGTAGAGGCGCTTGAAATCTTCTACCCCTACTTCCGGCTCAAGGAGGAGGGGTTCGAGGTGCACGTTGCGGCTCCAAGCAAAAAGACTCTGAAGACGGTGGTGCACGACTTTGAGCAAGGCTGGGAGACATACACGGAGAAGCCCGGCTACAACTTCCCATGGGTAGAAAAACCCCTATCAGAGGTAAAGCCCGAGGAGTACGACGGCCTCGTGATACCGGGCGGCAGGATGCCTGAATACGTGAGAGTCGCCGCCAGCGAAGACGTGAAGAGAATTGTTAGACACTTCTTTGAAAGAAATAAACCCGTGGCCGCAATATGCCACGGCCCTCTCATACTAGCCGCCGCCGGCGTCGTAAAAGGTAGAAAAATGACGAGCTACATCGCAGTAAGGCCTGAGGTGGAAAACAACGGGGGGACATGGGTAGACCAAGAGGTTGTAGTAGATGGCAACCTGGTGACCTCCAGGGCCTGGCCCGATAACCCAGCTTGGATGAGAGAATTCATAAAACTCCTCAAGTCACGGTGA
- a CDS encoding ABC transporter ATP-binding protein, which produces MKILEVKDLTVYFYTYAGVVKAVEKVSFDLYKGEVLAIVGETGSGKSVTTRAITRLIQPPGRIISGSAIYRRDGEEIDLLKLPEEELRKIRGAEIAYVFQDPSSALDPLYTIGYQIGEAVAAHRGGKIKQYFSEAVDLLRRVLIPDPESRAKSYPHQLSGGMKQRSVISMAISNRPRILIADEPTTAVDVTVQAQILQLFKRLKEEFGMSVIFITHNMGLVAEFADRVAVMYGGKIVEEAPVEELFQNPRHPYTKGLLRAVVNPLNPQGRLEPIPGTIPNLINPPPGCRFHPRCLVAIKGKCEREEPPTVGERHKVACWLYV; this is translated from the coding sequence ATGAAAATTCTAGAAGTTAAAGACCTCACAGTGTACTTCTACACCTACGCCGGCGTGGTCAAGGCTGTGGAGAAGGTGTCCTTTGACCTGTATAAGGGAGAGGTGCTGGCAATCGTGGGAGAGACGGGGAGCGGCAAGAGCGTCACCACCCGGGCAATCACCAGACTGATACAGCCCCCCGGCAGGATCATTTCAGGCTCCGCGATATATAGGAGAGACGGCGAGGAAATCGACCTACTGAAGTTGCCAGAGGAAGAGTTGCGGAAAATTCGGGGGGCGGAGATTGCCTACGTATTCCAAGACCCGTCTTCAGCCCTGGACCCCCTCTACACGATAGGATATCAGATAGGTGAGGCCGTCGCCGCGCACCGCGGGGGCAAGATTAAACAGTACTTTTCAGAAGCTGTGGATCTCCTCCGCCGCGTGCTTATCCCCGACCCCGAGAGCAGAGCTAAGTCCTACCCCCATCAGCTCTCTGGGGGAATGAAGCAGAGATCCGTCATCTCTATGGCTATCAGCAACAGGCCGAGGATATTAATTGCAGACGAGCCCACCACGGCTGTTGACGTCACTGTGCAAGCCCAGATACTGCAACTATTTAAAAGGTTGAAGGAGGAGTTCGGCATGTCTGTAATCTTTATCACCCACAACATGGGCTTGGTGGCCGAGTTCGCAGACCGCGTTGCTGTGATGTACGGCGGCAAGATTGTGGAGGAGGCGCCAGTCGAAGAGCTTTTCCAAAACCCGAGACACCCCTACACCAAGGGCCTGCTCAGGGCTGTGGTAAATCCCCTCAATCCACAGGGGAGGCTCGAGCCCATACCTGGCACAATACCCAACTTAATCAACCCGCCGCCTGGTTGCCGCTTCCATCCAAGATGTCTTGTGGCTATAAAGGGTAAATGCGAGCGGGAGGAGCCCCCCACCGTAGGAGAGAGGCATAAGGTGGCCTGCTGGCTCTACGTATGA